One Candidatus Peregrinibacteria bacterium genomic window, TATCGCCTTCCATTACCATGGAACCAATACGAACAACTCCATCTGAATCGAGATCTTTTAACTTTGTACTTCCTACATTTGGAATATCGCGAGTTATCATCTCCGGACCGAGCTTTGTGTCACGAACATCAATAGTAAAATTTTCGATGTGGATAGAATCATACACCGCATCTTTCACCATGCGATCCGAAAGAATGATCGCGTCTTCAAAGTTGTATCCATTCCACGGCAGATAAGCTACCAGAAGATTTCTTCCGAGCGCCACTTCCCCTTTCTCAACGGAGGATCCGTCAATCAGAGGATCTCCCTTTTTTACTTCTTGTTTCCGAGAAACTGTTGGTCGCATATTGAAACACGTTGCTTGATTTGATCTCACAAAATTATTGAGCTCATAGGTTTTTTTGTTTCCACTTTCATACAGTACAGTAACTTGCGTTGCATCCACACTCGTCACTTCTCCATCTTCTTCTGCCACAACCGCCTGTCCTGATGCTCTCGCAACCTCTCCTTCAAATCCTGTTCCTACAAGAGGCGTCTCAGGACGAAGAAGCGGAACTGCCTGACGTTGCATGTTTGATCCCATCGAAGCACGAGTATTATCGTCATGCTCAAGAAACGGAATGAGCGCTGTTGTTTCAGAAATAATTTGTTTGGGAGAAATATCGATGTGGGTAACGTCCAAATTATGAACGAGCGTCGCTTCTCCATTTTTTCGAGCTGATACTTGCGAATCGAGGAACTGCCCGAGTTCGTCGATTTCTGTGTTTGCCTGAGCAACAACAAAATCTTTTTCCTCATCAGCGTCATAATATTTTACTTCATCGGTGAGATAAGCGCGAACTCGAACTTCTTTTCTGCTTTTTTCGGCAAGAAGTTTGCTCGCCATTTCATTCGTAATTCGACTTCCAGCTCTTCCCACTTTTGCGATATTTTCTTCAAGAAAACGACCGACTAGGTGCTTCTTTTGGCTCGGAACAAGATTTGAAATTGTTCGAAATGGAGTTTCGATGAATCCGTAGGAATTTACTTTTGCGTAGGTCGCAAGGTGAACGACAAGTCCGATGTTTGGACCTTCTGGAGTTGAAATCGGACAAATTCTTCCATAGTGAGAAGCGTGTACGTCACGAACATCAAAGCTCGCACGCTCTCTCGAAAGTCCTCCTGGTCCCATTGCTGAAAGTCTTCTTTTATGCGACAACTCGGCGAGAGGATTTGTCTGATCCATAAACTGCGAGAGTTGTGAACTCGCATAAAACTCTCTCATCGCTGCGGTAATTGGACGGGAATTAATGAGTTGTGTAGGAGTAACCGTTTCGAGATCCACCACCGTCATGCGATCTTTGGCAATTCGGTCAGTTCGCATGAGTCCAACACGAAATTTGTTCTGTACAAGTTCTCCAACACTTCGAACACGTCTGTTTGAAAGGTGGTCAATGTCGTCTGTTAAAGGCTTTTTGTTGTTCAGATCAATAAGTTCACGAAGAATATGAATAAAATCTGACACCTGGAATGTTCTGTGAGCGAAGTCGTTTGGATAACTTGTTCCGAAACGTTTGTTGAGTTTATATCGAGCAATTGGTCCCATGTCATACCTTTTGAAATCATGGAACATGGCATCAATCAAAGATTTCGCGTTCTCTGCTGTTGCGAGATCTCCTGGACGAATTTTTCGATAAATCGATTGGTACGCCTCCGGAACTGTTTTTACCGCATCTCTTTCGAGTGTTTGCAAAACACCATTCGATTCCACATTCATATCCTCAAATATTTTTCTAATTTTCTCATCAGTGTCATATCCAAAAACTCTGAGGAGATGGGTTACTGGAATTTTCCTTTTGCGATCAATTTTTACAGTGATAACTCCCTTTTTATCGGTTTCTACTTCAAGCCATACACCTCGCTTAGGAATAACTTTGGCATTGTACGCTCCTGGTACCAGTGGATTTTTTGAGAAAAAAGCTCCGGGAGAACGTACAAGCTGATTTACGACAACTCGCTCAATTCCATTGACCACAAAAGTTCCCTTCGTGGTCATGAGCGGAATTGCGCCCAAAAATACTTCTTGTTCTTTAATTTCTCCTGTTTCTTTATTCACGAGTTTTACACGCACTTTGAGATTTGCCTCATAGGAAACGTTTTTTCTCTTCGCTTCTGATGCGGTAAATTTTGGTTTATCGTACGAGTGCTTCAAAAAATAAAGCTCCATCTTTTTCCCAGAAAAATCCGTGATGGGGGACACCTCTTCGAGGAGTTCTTTAATTCCATCTTGCAAAAACCAGTCATAGGAATTCACCTGGACTTCAATGAGCCCGGGGAGAGGATACGAATCATCGTCGCCTTCTGTAAAAAAAAGCCTCCCGTGGTCATTCTTGAGAAGAGGGAAGGGAAGATTTTTGAGAGAACGAGAAGATGAAATTGACAAAGACGAAGAAGAAGTGTGCTTCCGAGCCATAACTTGAAAAAATAAAGAAGGAGGAATATCACGGGAAAACCCGAACCAAAGAGCTCATGAGGCGGACCATTGCTTTCTCATCTGAGCGCTCTTTGTGTCCTTCTTTTCAGAACTCAGTCAGTACGAAAGGATACATAAGCGGAAGCATTGTACGGATTTACGAGGGGAATGCAAGTAAAATTTTAAATTTTGAAAAAAATCATTTTGGTTGACGGTAGAGAAAAAAGCCAGAGAAATCTGGTTTTCTGAAATTGGTGGTGCAAATGTAGAGACAAGGCATTGCCTTGTCTCTACTGATGAATTGGATTCAAAATTTGCGTGACCTATGGGCATGTTTTGTGGTATCATTATAAGGTGAAGATAAACACTATTTATGGAACTAAACTTGGAATTTAATCCCACAGAAAAGGCCGCCAATTTCCTCGGAACGCTCCTCGATTCGGGAAAAGAGATTGTGGAGAAGATCACCAGCATCGTGCCGGATATCTTTTTAGCGCTGGGAATCATTATATTTGGAATTATTTTTGGGAATATCGTCAGCTGGGGAATTCAAAAAATTGGAGAAAAACTCAAGATCATTCACATTTTTCATCGCATTGGCTTCACAAAACTCCTCCAAAAAGCGAACATCCAGAGTTCTCCTTCTGCTGTTATTGGAAAATTTGCACAGGGGTACATCATCACGATTTCTATCATCAGCGCGGCGAATGTGTTTGGATTTTATCAAGTCTCTGACTTTCTTGATAAAGTCATCAAATATATTCCAAATGTTCTCGTTTCACTCGTAATTATTCTTTTTGGTACCGGCGTTGCTGAGACCTCAAGTGCGATTCTTGAAAATACACTCAGAATCGCAAAATCAAAAGCGGCGAGAACTCTTGCTCTCTCTGCGAAATATATCATCATCACGTTCGCCATTATGGCGGCGCTATTTGAACTCAAAATCGCAGAAGAACTCGTGCAAATTCTCTTCACTGGATTTATCGCCA contains:
- a CDS encoding DNA-directed RNA polymerase subunit beta, whose translation is MARKHTSSSSLSISSSRSLKNLPFPLLKNDHGRLFFTEGDDDSYPLPGLIEVQVNSYDWFLQDGIKELLEEVSPITDFSGKKMELYFLKHSYDKPKFTASEAKRKNVSYEANLKVRVKLVNKETGEIKEQEVFLGAIPLMTTKGTFVVNGIERVVVNQLVRSPGAFFSKNPLVPGAYNAKVIPKRGVWLEVETDKKGVITVKIDRKRKIPVTHLLRVFGYDTDEKIRKIFEDMNVESNGVLQTLERDAVKTVPEAYQSIYRKIRPGDLATAENAKSLIDAMFHDFKRYDMGPIARYKLNKRFGTSYPNDFAHRTFQVSDFIHILRELIDLNNKKPLTDDIDHLSNRRVRSVGELVQNKFRVGLMRTDRIAKDRMTVVDLETVTPTQLINSRPITAAMREFYASSQLSQFMDQTNPLAELSHKRRLSAMGPGGLSRERASFDVRDVHASHYGRICPISTPEGPNIGLVVHLATYAKVNSYGFIETPFRTISNLVPSQKKHLVGRFLEENIAKVGRAGSRITNEMASKLLAEKSRKEVRVRAYLTDEVKYYDADEEKDFVVAQANTEIDELGQFLDSQVSARKNGEATLVHNLDVTHIDISPKQIISETTALIPFLEHDDNTRASMGSNMQRQAVPLLRPETPLVGTGFEGEVARASGQAVVAEEDGEVTSVDATQVTVLYESGNKKTYELNNFVRSNQATCFNMRPTVSRKQEVKKGDPLIDGSSVEKGEVALGRNLLVAYLPWNGYNFEDAIILSDRMVKDAVYDSIHIENFTIDVRDTKLGPEMITRDIPNVGSTKLKDLDSDGVVRIGSMVMEGDILVGKITPKGETELTPEERLLQAIFGEKAKDVKDTSLRLPGGEGGKVVDIQIFSRDAGDDLPQGVIKQVRVFVAKTRKIQVGDKMAGRHGNKGVVSKIVPVEDMPFLPDGTPVDIILNPLGVSSRMNIGQILETHLGWVASKLNVRFATPVLNGISPDMITQFLKCAELPEDGKVQLYDGRTGEAFGHKTTVGFAYIMKLSHLVEDKLHARSVGPYSIVTQQPLGGKAQHGGQRFGEMEVWALEAYGAAHTLQEMLTIKSDDVVGRAKAYESIVKAESIRKPNTPESFNVLVHELKSLCIDVDLMEEKEGEIEHIELPPEEAVEDIIPETDKMEELTENIAESEKMIEKEIHGDEIAKKKSQSEEEDSVDEEAEKEEEK